In Deinococcus seoulensis, the following proteins share a genomic window:
- a CDS encoding ATP-binding protein: MTTPDSTVLRQHAEQAYAHELSALAAHDDRPRPPRWNLSPHAVLTYLMGGTLKDGTEITPKYVGERRLMEIAVATLATDRALLLIGVPGTAKSWVSEHLAAAISGTSTLLVQGTAGTSEESVRYGWNYARLLAEGPSEAALVESPIVRAMRTGKIARLEELTRVQSDVQDTLITILSEKTLPIPELNAEVQAVQGFNLIATANNRDKGVNDLSSALKRRFNTVILPVPDSLDDEVSIVTRRVAQLATNLHIPAQPPALEEVRRIVTVFRELRAGATEDGKTKLKSPSGSLSTAEAISVVNHGLSLAAHFGNGHLTAHDVAASLVGAVVKDPVQDSVIWREYLETVAKKRDDWKDFYKACRAVS, from the coding sequence ATGACCACCCCTGATTCCACCGTCCTCCGTCAGCACGCCGAGCAGGCCTACGCGCACGAACTGTCAGCCCTGGCCGCGCACGACGACCGGCCCCGCCCGCCCCGCTGGAACCTCTCGCCGCACGCCGTCCTGACGTACCTGATGGGCGGCACGCTGAAAGACGGCACCGAGATTACCCCCAAGTACGTCGGGGAACGCCGCCTGATGGAGATTGCCGTCGCCACGCTCGCCACGGACCGCGCCCTGCTGCTGATCGGCGTGCCCGGCACCGCCAAGAGCTGGGTCAGCGAGCACCTGGCCGCCGCGATCAGCGGTACCAGCACCCTGCTCGTGCAGGGCACCGCCGGCACCAGCGAGGAGAGTGTGCGCTACGGCTGGAACTACGCCCGCCTGCTCGCCGAGGGTCCCAGCGAGGCCGCCCTGGTCGAGAGTCCCATCGTGCGTGCCATGCGCACCGGGAAGATCGCCCGCCTGGAAGAACTGACGCGCGTGCAGAGCGACGTGCAGGACACCCTCATCACCATCCTGTCCGAGAAGACGCTGCCCATCCCGGAACTGAACGCCGAGGTGCAGGCCGTGCAGGGCTTCAATCTGATCGCCACCGCCAACAACCGCGACAAGGGCGTGAACGACCTGAGCAGCGCTCTGAAACGCCGCTTCAACACGGTCATCCTCCCCGTGCCGGACAGCCTGGACGACGAGGTCAGCATCGTCACCCGCCGCGTCGCGCAACTTGCCACCAACCTCCACATTCCCGCCCAGCCGCCCGCGCTGGAGGAAGTGCGCCGGATCGTCACCGTGTTCCGCGAACTGCGCGCCGGAGCCACCGAGGACGGCAAGACGAAACTCAAGAGCCCCAGCGGCAGCCTCAGCACCGCCGAGGCGATCAGCGTCGTGAACCACGGCCTGAGCCTCGCCGCGCACTTCGGTAACGGGCACCTGACCGCCCACGACGTCGCCGCCAGCCTCGTGGGGGCCGTCGTGAAAGACCCCGTGCAGGACAGCGTCATCTGGCGCGAGTACCTCGAAACTG
- a CDS encoding DUF5691 domain-containing protein: MNDHDALLALALIGTARGTLPTPSTDAPGQAAAQITRPDAEGTLLARAALHALTHAAGRTPDPASDAPPAPAPADTLPEAPERAARHLPLVLGTPLLSEWLTLCAHAGWRVPTAHLPELLDAARNDSRLRHLLTPVLGERGRWLAQFNPDWSFMPPDEDTWDTATDAGRETLWRSVRERDPHAARDLLNQHLSSERAASRKRLLIALLDTLAPDDHTLEPLLDALTTDRSDDVRTLARMTLHRLSRSAQNARNAARFAALVSLENPGLPGRLTRPTGPDEHATRDGLPDPTSKDALSAAALLEHLLEHTHPDALLAALNIPPATLVNIARQHDHLPALVQNAVNTSHPALAAALLHDLPTHPFLLQIGPPETLAAAQKQALQDRDPERLLALLGPQPGPWPPDLSADLLTTLHATCPTRHHATHTYRWEQLAELAATHAHPHIPHPGPLPDDATEWAPQTMNKLQATLDLRQQLWTDFGKGRG, encoded by the coding sequence ATGAACGACCACGACGCCCTGCTGGCCCTGGCCCTGATCGGCACCGCACGCGGCACCCTGCCCACACCCAGCACGGACGCCCCCGGACAGGCCGCCGCGCAGATCACCCGCCCGGACGCCGAGGGTACCCTGCTGGCCCGCGCCGCCCTGCACGCCCTGACGCACGCCGCCGGACGCACCCCCGACCCCGCCAGCGACGCGCCCCCCGCACCCGCACCCGCCGACACCCTGCCGGAAGCGCCGGAACGTGCCGCGCGGCACCTGCCACTGGTCCTCGGCACGCCCCTCCTGAGCGAATGGCTGACCCTCTGCGCGCACGCCGGATGGCGCGTCCCCACCGCCCACCTGCCGGAACTCCTCGACGCCGCCCGGAACGACAGCCGCCTGCGCCACCTGCTGACCCCCGTACTGGGCGAACGCGGCCGCTGGCTCGCGCAGTTCAACCCCGACTGGTCCTTCATGCCCCCCGACGAGGACACCTGGGACACCGCCACCGACGCGGGCCGCGAAACCCTGTGGCGCAGCGTCCGCGAACGCGACCCGCACGCCGCCCGCGACCTCCTGAACCAGCACCTGAGCAGCGAACGCGCCGCCAGCCGAAAACGCCTCCTGATCGCCCTGCTCGACACCCTTGCCCCAGACGACCACACCCTCGAACCGCTGCTGGACGCCCTGACCACCGACCGCAGCGACGACGTACGCACCCTGGCCCGCATGACCCTGCACCGCCTGAGCCGCAGCGCCCAGAACGCCCGCAACGCCGCCCGGTTCGCCGCCCTGGTGAGCCTGGAAAACCCCGGTCTGCCCGGCCGCCTGACCCGGCCCACCGGCCCCGACGAGCACGCCACCCGCGACGGCCTGCCCGACCCCACCAGCAAGGACGCCCTGAGCGCCGCGGCCCTGCTGGAGCACCTGCTGGAACACACCCACCCGGACGCCCTGCTGGCCGCACTGAACATCCCGCCCGCCACGCTCGTGAACATCGCCCGGCAGCACGACCACCTGCCCGCACTGGTGCAGAACGCCGTCAACACCAGCCATCCGGCACTGGCCGCCGCGCTCCTGCACGACCTGCCCACCCACCCCTTCCTGCTCCAGATCGGACCACCCGAAACGCTGGCCGCCGCGCAGAAGCAGGCCCTGCAAGACCGCGACCCGGAACGCCTGCTGGCCCTCCTCGGCCCCCAACCCGGCCCCTGGCCCCCCGACCTGAGCGCCGACCTCCTGACCACCCTGCACGCCACCTGCCCCACCCGCCACCACGCCACCCACACCTACCGCTGGGAACAACTCGCGGAACTCGCCGCCACCCACGCCCACCCACACATCCCCCACCCCGGCCCACTGCCAGACGACGCCACCGAATGGGCCCCCCAGACCATGAACAAGCTCCAGGCCACCCTGGACCTCAGGCAGCAACTCTGGACCGACTTCGGCAAGGGGAGAGGATGA
- a CDS encoding SWIM zinc finger family protein — MTPTPTPLTSDTVLALAPDAASAHAARKLSTPGKWQNLNAPPGSLWGECQGSGSTPYLTGVDLSGPAFKCSCPSRKFPCKHALALLLLRASHAETFGQAAPPGTLQTWLDGRAARATAERPAADGNPATPAGNAAPDPAAQARRRAAREKKVNLGLNALHTFLNDLIRDGLAHAPTRPYSDWDTQAARLVDAQAPGAARLVRQIPDHLHDPAALLAHLARLYLLTEAWAHRDTLSGTEQADLRAALGFPLDSASVLSGGGIRAHWQVMGQSVTEEDTMSTRRTWLVSGDHTALLLDFSAAGRPFPPALPPGAEVQAEVCFAPGTFPQRALLNGETAATGPARPADGLTLDALLDRHGAALALNPWLERTAHLTGPLHLLPGDPWHAQDSTGRLPLTGSGRTLHTLLALSGGHPVTVYAEWNGETLTPLSVQQGGTLHPFRPTVNA; from the coding sequence ATGACCCCCACGCCCACTCCGCTGACCTCCGACACCGTCCTGGCCCTCGCACCCGACGCCGCCAGCGCCCACGCCGCCCGCAAACTCTCCACGCCCGGCAAATGGCAGAACCTGAACGCCCCCCCCGGCAGCCTGTGGGGCGAATGCCAGGGCAGCGGCAGCACCCCCTACCTGACTGGCGTGGACCTGAGCGGCCCGGCCTTCAAGTGCTCATGCCCCAGCCGCAAGTTCCCCTGCAAGCACGCGCTGGCCCTGCTGCTGCTCCGCGCCTCCCACGCAGAAACCTTCGGACAGGCCGCGCCGCCCGGCACCCTCCAGACCTGGCTGGACGGCCGGGCCGCGCGGGCAACAGCAGAACGCCCGGCCGCAGACGGCAACCCGGCCACTCCCGCTGGAAACGCCGCGCCCGACCCGGCCGCACAGGCCAGACGCCGCGCCGCCCGCGAGAAGAAAGTCAACCTGGGACTGAACGCCCTGCACACCTTCCTGAACGACCTGATCCGCGACGGCCTCGCGCACGCCCCCACCCGCCCATACAGCGACTGGGACACCCAGGCCGCCCGCCTCGTGGACGCCCAGGCACCCGGCGCCGCCCGACTGGTCCGGCAGATTCCCGACCACCTGCACGACCCCGCCGCACTGCTCGCGCACCTGGCCCGCCTGTACCTGCTGACCGAAGCCTGGGCCCACCGCGACACCCTGTCTGGCACCGAACAGGCCGACCTGCGCGCCGCGCTGGGCTTCCCGCTCGACTCGGCCAGCGTGCTGTCTGGCGGCGGCATCCGCGCCCACTGGCAGGTCATGGGTCAGAGCGTCACCGAGGAGGACACCATGAGCACCCGGCGCACCTGGCTGGTCAGCGGCGACCACACCGCCCTGCTGCTGGACTTCTCGGCCGCCGGACGCCCCTTCCCGCCCGCCCTGCCCCCCGGCGCGGAGGTACAGGCCGAGGTGTGCTTCGCGCCCGGCACGTTCCCGCAACGCGCCCTCCTGAACGGTGAGACCGCCGCCACCGGCCCTGCGCGTCCGGCAGACGGCCTCACGCTGGACGCCCTGCTGGACCGGCACGGCGCGGCCCTCGCCCTGAACCCCTGGCTGGAACGCACCGCGCACCTGACCGGCCCGCTGCACCTGCTGCCCGGCGACCCCTGGCACGCGCAGGACAGCACCGGCCGCCTCCCCCTGACCGGCAGCGGGCGCACCCTGCACACCCTCCTCGCCCTGAGCGGCGGGCACCCCGTCACCGTGTACGCCGAATGGAACGGCGAGACCCTGACCCCCCTGAGCGTGCAGCAAGGCGGTACGCTGCACCCCTTCCGGCCCACGGTGAACGCATGA
- a CDS encoding adenylate kinase, whose protein sequence is MTGQKNNVVIFLGPPGAGKGTQAERLAQDRGLVKISTGDILRDHVKRGTELGEQVKPILDAGKLVPDEILIALIRDRLADMDSVRVIFDGFPRTTAQAQGLDVLLEELGAPVNAVPLLEVPDEVLVGRIVERGRQAAERGEAVRSDDTEEVARHRQQVYREQTQPLIDYYSARGHLYRVDGVGGMDEVYERIVAGLK, encoded by the coding sequence GTGACTGGACAGAAGAACAACGTCGTGATCTTCCTCGGGCCTCCCGGCGCAGGCAAGGGAACCCAGGCGGAACGACTGGCGCAGGACCGTGGCCTCGTGAAGATCAGCACCGGGGACATCCTGCGGGATCACGTGAAGCGCGGCACCGAACTGGGCGAGCAGGTCAAGCCCATTCTGGACGCCGGGAAACTGGTGCCCGACGAGATCCTGATCGCCCTGATCCGCGACCGGCTGGCCGACATGGACAGCGTGCGCGTGATCTTCGACGGCTTCCCGCGTACGACCGCGCAGGCGCAGGGGCTGGACGTGCTGCTGGAGGAACTGGGCGCGCCCGTGAACGCCGTGCCGCTGCTGGAAGTGCCGGACGAGGTGCTGGTGGGCCGCATCGTGGAGCGTGGCCGTCAGGCGGCCGAGCGGGGCGAGGCGGTGCGCAGCGACGACACCGAGGAGGTGGCGCGCCACCGTCAGCAGGTGTACCGCGAGCAGACGCAGCCGCTGATCGATTACTACTCCGCGCGGGGGCACCTGTACCGCGTGGACGGTGTGGGCGGCATGGACGAGGTGTACGAGCGGATCGTGGCTGGCCTGAAGTAG
- the secY gene encoding preprotein translocase subunit SecY, producing MLRAFRDAFRIPDLQRKIVFTLLLLAVYRLGSAIPTPGVNTAALEQATSGGLFGLISMLSGGNLSQFSIFALGVLPYITASIVIQLMTTTIPALEKLSKEGEEGRKKINQFTRYAAVGLGAVQALFFSLYITSNPSFLAPGWDPGIFTLVVMVLTQVAGIAFTMWIGERITDVGVGNGISLIITAGIIAVYPREIAATAQLLSTDQVQILSLVAFVAVILLTIAGIVYVYQAERRVPVTYARARAGAAGQARGAGQATWLPIKVNQAGVIPVIFASAMLILPNLIATATATRAPAVNAWIQTNLTFGQPLYLLLEAALIFGFTYLYNSVQFDPKRIAEQLREAGGFIPGVRPGTPTADFLGTISSRLSLWGAIFLVILTILPQLVQKVTGITTFQFSGTGLLIIVGVALETLKQLEAQLTVRRYDGFISKGRIRGRLNN from the coding sequence ATGCTGCGCGCCTTCCGCGACGCGTTCCGGATTCCGGACCTTCAGCGGAAGATTGTCTTCACCCTGCTGCTCCTCGCGGTGTACCGACTCGGGAGTGCCATACCCACTCCCGGCGTCAACACCGCCGCACTTGAACAGGCCACCTCGGGTGGCCTTTTCGGGTTGATCAGCATGCTCTCGGGCGGCAATCTTTCGCAGTTCTCGATCTTCGCGCTGGGCGTGCTGCCGTACATCACGGCCAGCATCGTGATTCAGCTGATGACCACCACCATCCCCGCCCTGGAGAAACTCTCGAAGGAAGGCGAGGAAGGCCGCAAGAAGATCAACCAGTTCACGCGGTACGCCGCCGTGGGCCTGGGCGCCGTGCAGGCACTGTTCTTCTCGCTGTACATCACCAGCAACCCCTCGTTCCTGGCGCCCGGCTGGGATCCGGGGATCTTCACGTTGGTCGTGATGGTCCTGACCCAGGTGGCCGGGATCGCGTTCACCATGTGGATCGGCGAGCGCATCACGGACGTGGGTGTCGGCAACGGCATCAGCCTGATCATCACGGCGGGCATCATCGCGGTGTACCCGCGTGAGATCGCCGCGACCGCGCAGTTGCTGTCCACCGATCAGGTGCAGATCCTGTCGCTGGTGGCGTTCGTGGCCGTGATCCTGCTGACCATCGCCGGCATCGTGTACGTGTACCAGGCCGAGCGCCGCGTGCCCGTCACGTACGCCCGCGCGCGTGCCGGTGCGGCCGGTCAGGCCCGCGGGGCCGGTCAGGCCACCTGGCTGCCCATCAAGGTGAACCAGGCGGGCGTGATTCCGGTGATCTTCGCCTCGGCGATGCTGATCCTGCCGAACCTGATCGCCACGGCGACCGCTACCCGCGCGCCCGCCGTGAACGCCTGGATTCAGACGAACCTGACTTTCGGGCAGCCGCTGTACCTGCTGCTGGAAGCGGCGCTGATCTTCGGGTTCACGTACCTGTACAACTCCGTGCAGTTCGACCCCAAGCGCATTGCCGAGCAACTGCGCGAGGCGGGCGGTTTCATTCCGGGCGTCCGTCCGGGCACGCCCACCGCCGACTTCCTGGGCACCATCAGCAGTCGCCTGAGCCTGTGGGGCGCGATCTTCCTGGTGATCCTGACCATCCTGCCCCAACTGGTGCAGAAGGTCACGGGCATCACCACCTTCCAGTTCTCTGGAACGGGGCTGCTGATCATCGTGGGTGTCGCCCTCGAAACGCTCAAGCAGCTCGAAGCGCAACTGACGGTCCGCCGTTACGACGGGTTCATCAGCAAGGGCCGCATCCGTGGCCGCCTGAACAACTGA
- the rplO gene encoding 50S ribosomal protein L15, giving the protein MKLHELKPHAGSRKDRKRVGRGPGGTDKTAGRGHKGQKSRSGAGKGSYFEGGRSTLISRLPKRGFNNVGITFEVVNLGKLEGIEDTTIDRNTLELAGLVRRKNRPVKLLGNGEVTRALTIHVDAASESAVKAVEAAGGQVILPAAKTESAEKAE; this is encoded by the coding sequence GTGAAGCTCCACGAACTCAAACCCCACGCTGGCAGCCGCAAGGACCGCAAGCGCGTCGGTCGCGGCCCCGGCGGCACCGACAAGACCGCCGGTCGCGGTCACAAGGGCCAGAAGAGCCGTAGCGGCGCCGGTAAGGGCAGCTACTTCGAAGGTGGCCGCAGCACCCTGATCAGCCGCCTGCCCAAGCGCGGTTTCAACAACGTCGGCATCACGTTCGAAGTTGTGAACCTGGGCAAGCTCGAAGGCATCGAGGACACCACCATCGACCGCAACACGCTGGAACTCGCGGGCCTCGTGCGCCGCAAGAACCGCCCCGTGAAGCTGCTCGGCAACGGTGAAGTGACCCGCGCCCTGACCATCCACGTCGACGCGGCCAGCGAAAGCGCCGTCAAGGCCGTGGAAGCCGCCGGTGGTCAGGTCATCCTGCCCGCCGCGAAGACGGAAAGCGCCGAGAAGGCGGAGTAA
- the rpmD gene encoding 50S ribosomal protein L30, whose translation MKITLKRSVIGRPGYQVKTLHALGLKKIGDSREVSDSPAIRGMVNTVKHLLEVEA comes from the coding sequence GTGAAAATCACCCTCAAGCGCAGCGTCATCGGTCGCCCTGGCTACCAGGTGAAGACCCTCCACGCGCTGGGCCTCAAAAAGATCGGCGACAGCCGTGAAGTCAGCGACAGCCCTGCCATCCGTGGCATGGTGAACACCGTCAAGCACCTCCTGGAGGTGGAAGCGTGA
- the rpsE gene encoding 30S ribosomal protein S5, with product MTFNRRNDRNAERESSEFEEKMLFVNRTSKTYQGGRRFRFSALVILGDRNGRVGMGIGKAKEVPVAIEKAKSIARKNMIMVPVENGTIPHDIVGVNSTSRVLLKPAGPGTGVIAGTVPRSIAELAGITNMLSKELGSRNKVNVAYAVFDGLKNLRTAKQVRALRGEAQPTGGAQ from the coding sequence TTGACTTTTAACCGACGCAACGACCGCAATGCGGAGCGCGAGAGCAGCGAATTCGAAGAGAAGATGCTGTTCGTCAACCGCACCAGCAAGACCTACCAGGGCGGCCGCCGTTTCCGCTTCTCCGCACTGGTGATCCTGGGCGACCGCAACGGCCGCGTGGGCATGGGTATCGGCAAGGCGAAAGAAGTGCCCGTGGCCATCGAGAAGGCCAAGAGCATCGCCCGCAAGAACATGATCATGGTGCCCGTCGAGAACGGCACCATCCCGCACGACATCGTCGGCGTGAACAGCACCAGCCGCGTGCTGCTCAAGCCCGCAGGCCCCGGTACCGGCGTGATCGCGGGCACCGTGCCCCGCTCCATCGCCGAACTGGCTGGCATCACCAACATGCTGTCCAAGGAACTCGGCAGCCGTAACAAGGTGAACGTGGCGTACGCCGTGTTCGACGGCCTGAAGAACCTCCGCACCGCCAAGCAGGTCCGTGCCCTGCGCGGCGAGGCGCAACCCACCGGAGGCGCGCAGTGA
- the rplR gene encoding 50S ribosomal protein L18 produces the protein MAAQTTVRRKLRARRKVRQAAGERLRLSVYRSSKHIYAQIIDDSKGITLAAASSAAVKTGTKTDTAAAVGKALAEAAVAKGVTKVVFDRGQYRYHGRVKALADAAREGGLDF, from the coding sequence ATGGCTGCCCAGACTACCGTGCGCCGCAAACTCCGCGCCCGCCGCAAAGTGCGTCAGGCTGCCGGAGAGCGCCTGCGCCTCAGCGTGTACCGCTCCAGCAAGCACATCTACGCCCAGATCATCGACGACAGCAAGGGCATCACGCTCGCCGCTGCCAGCAGCGCTGCCGTCAAGACGGGTACCAAGACTGACACCGCCGCCGCCGTTGGGAAGGCACTGGCCGAAGCTGCCGTTGCCAAGGGTGTGACCAAGGTGGTTTTCGACCGTGGACAGTACCGCTACCACGGACGCGTGAAAGCGCTCGCAGACGCGGCGCGGGAGGGTGGCCTTGACTTTTAA
- the rplF gene encoding 50S ribosomal protein L6 produces MSRIGKQPIAVPSGVTTSVAGGVFKVKGPKGELTVPYNQELTIKQDGDQLLVERPSDQQRHRALHGLTRTLVANAVKGVSDGYTINLELKGVGFRAKLAGKALELTIGYSHPVVIEPPAGVTFTVPEPTKIDVSGIDKQLVGQVAANVRKVRKPDAYHGKGVRFAGEKISLKAGKAGATGGKGKK; encoded by the coding sequence ATGTCCCGAATTGGTAAACAGCCCATCGCCGTGCCGAGCGGCGTGACCACGAGCGTCGCCGGTGGCGTGTTCAAGGTCAAAGGCCCCAAAGGCGAACTGACCGTTCCCTACAACCAGGAACTGACCATCAAGCAGGACGGTGACCAGCTGCTGGTCGAGCGTCCCAGTGATCAGCAGCGTCACCGTGCCCTGCACGGCCTGACCCGCACCCTGGTCGCCAACGCCGTCAAGGGCGTCAGCGACGGTTACACCATCAACCTGGAACTCAAGGGCGTCGGTTTCCGCGCCAAGCTCGCCGGGAAGGCCCTGGAACTGACCATCGGTTACAGCCACCCCGTCGTGATCGAGCCCCCGGCCGGCGTGACCTTCACTGTTCCGGAACCCACCAAGATCGACGTGAGCGGCATCGACAAGCAGCTCGTCGGCCAGGTGGCCGCCAACGTCCGTAAAGTTCGTAAGCCCGACGCCTACCACGGCAAGGGTGTGCGCTTCGCCGGTGAGAAAATCAGCCTCAAGGCCGGTAAGGCTGGCGCCACCGGCGGGAAAGGGAAGAAATAA
- the rpsH gene encoding 30S ribosomal protein S8, protein MLSDPIADMLTRIRNATRTFKETVDVPASKFKEELAKLLVQEGYVASYERLLPEGQKFDVLRLTLKYGAKREQVIKHIERISRPGRRAYVSADNLPRVQRGLGVAVVSTSKGLLADRDARKQGVGGEVICVLW, encoded by the coding sequence ATGTTGAGTGATCCCATCGCCGATATGCTCACGCGCATCCGTAACGCGACGCGCACCTTTAAGGAGACCGTGGACGTCCCGGCCTCCAAGTTCAAGGAAGAACTGGCCAAACTGCTCGTGCAGGAAGGCTACGTTGCGTCCTACGAGCGCCTGCTGCCCGAAGGGCAGAAGTTCGACGTGCTGCGCCTGACCCTGAAGTACGGCGCCAAGCGTGAGCAGGTCATCAAGCACATCGAGCGCATCAGCCGTCCTGGCCGCCGCGCGTACGTGAGCGCCGACAACCTGCCCCGCGTTCAGCGTGGCCTGGGCGTTGCCGTGGTTTCCACGAGCAAGGGCCTGCTGGCCGACCGCGACGCCCGTAAACAGGGTGTTGGCGGCGAAGTCATCTGCGTTCTCTGGTAA
- a CDS encoding type Z 30S ribosomal protein S14 — MANTSKVVKAARGHKFAVQNYSRCSRCGRARGYYRFFGMCRICIREMAHKGELPGVKKASW, encoded by the coding sequence ATGGCGAACACCTCGAAAGTTGTCAAGGCAGCCCGCGGCCACAAATTTGCCGTGCAGAACTACAGCCGTTGCAGCCGCTGCGGCCGCGCCCGCGGGTACTACCGCTTCTTCGGCATGTGCCGCATCTGCATCCGCGAGATGGCGCACAAGGGCGAACTGCCCGGCGTGAAGAAAGCCAGCTGGTAA
- the rplE gene encoding 50S ribosomal protein L5: protein MQTLKTKYNEQVRPALVEQFSYSSVMAAPRIEKIVINEGLGSAKEDSKAIDKAAKELSLITLQKPIITKAKKSISNFKLRQGMPVGIKVTLRGERMYVFLEKLINIGLPRIRDFKGVNPNAFDGRGNYNLGIKEQLIFPEITYDMVDKVRGMDITIVTTAKTDEEARALLQGLGLPFRK, encoded by the coding sequence ATGCAGACCCTGAAGACCAAGTACAACGAGCAGGTGCGCCCGGCCCTGGTGGAGCAGTTCAGCTACTCCAGCGTCATGGCCGCGCCCCGCATCGAGAAGATCGTGATCAACGAAGGCCTGGGTTCCGCCAAGGAAGACAGCAAAGCCATCGACAAGGCCGCCAAGGAACTGAGCCTGATCACCCTTCAGAAGCCCATCATCACCAAGGCGAAGAAGAGCATCAGCAACTTCAAGCTGCGTCAGGGCATGCCGGTCGGCATCAAGGTCACGCTGCGCGGCGAGCGCATGTACGTGTTCCTCGAGAAGCTGATCAACATCGGCCTTCCCCGCATCCGTGACTTCAAGGGTGTCAACCCCAACGCCTTCGACGGCCGCGGTAACTACAACCTCGGGATCAAAGAGCAGCTGATCTTCCCGGAAATCACCTACGACATGGTCGACAAGGTGCGTGGCATGGACATCACCATCGTGACCACTGCCAAGACCGACGAAGAAGCCCGCGCCCTCCTGCAGGGTCTGGGCCTGCCCTTCCGGAAATAA
- the rplX gene encoding 50S ribosomal protein L24 yields MPRPSAGSHHNDKLHIKKGDTVIVLSGKHKGKTGKVLLALPRDQKVVVEGVNLVTKNVKPSPANPQGGQEQRELALHASKVSIVDPETGKATRIRKTVVDGKKVRVAVASGKNID; encoded by the coding sequence ATGCCCCGTCCCAGCGCTGGTAGCCACCACAACGACAAGCTGCACATCAAGAAGGGTGACACTGTCATCGTCCTGAGCGGCAAGCACAAAGGCAAGACCGGCAAGGTCCTCCTCGCCCTGCCCCGCGACCAGAAGGTCGTCGTGGAAGGCGTGAACCTCGTCACGAAGAACGTCAAGCCCAGCCCCGCCAACCCCCAGGGCGGCCAGGAACAGCGCGAGCTGGCCCTGCACGCCAGCAAGGTGTCCATCGTGGACCCCGAGACCGGTAAGGCCACCCGCATCCGCAAGACGGTCGTGGACGGCAAGAAAGTCCGTGTCGCTGTCGCCAGCGGCAAGAACATCGACTGA
- the rplN gene encoding 50S ribosomal protein L14 gives MIMPQSRLDVADNSGAREIMCIRVLNSGIGGKGLTTGGGGNKRYAHVGDIIVASVKDAAPRGTVKAGDVVKAVVVRTSHAIKRADGSTIRFDKNAAVIINNQGEPRGTRVFGPVARELRDRRFMKIVSLAPEVL, from the coding sequence ATGATCATGCCCCAATCCCGCCTCGACGTGGCGGACAACAGCGGCGCCCGCGAGATCATGTGCATCCGCGTGCTGAACAGCGGCATCGGCGGCAAGGGCCTGACGACCGGCGGCGGCGGTAACAAACGCTACGCCCACGTCGGCGACATCATCGTCGCCTCCGTCAAGGACGCCGCCCCCCGCGGTACCGTCAAGGCCGGCGACGTCGTCAAGGCCGTGGTCGTGCGTACCAGCCACGCCATCAAGCGCGCCGACGGCAGCACCATCCGCTTCGACAAGAACGCGGCCGTCATCATCAACAACCAGGGTGAACCCCGCGGCACCCGCGTCTTCGGGCCGGTCGCCCGTGAACTGCGTGACCGCCGCTTCATGAAGATCGTCTCCCTGGCACCGGAGGTGCTGTAA
- the rpsQ gene encoding 30S ribosomal protein S17 encodes MKKTFTGVVVSDKADKTVSVKVERRFAHPLYGKVVTRSHKYAAHDENNEFKIGDRVEILAVRPISKTKTWKVTKLIERPRGIETTAVETEGGNA; translated from the coding sequence ATGAAAAAGACCTTTACCGGCGTCGTCGTGAGCGACAAGGCCGACAAGACGGTCAGCGTGAAGGTCGAGCGCCGCTTCGCTCACCCGCTGTACGGCAAGGTCGTGACCCGCAGCCACAAATACGCTGCCCACGACGAGAACAACGAATTCAAGATCGGTGACCGCGTCGAGATCCTCGCCGTGCGCCCCATCAGCAAGACCAAGACCTGGAAGGTCACCAAGCTGATCGAGCGTCCCCGTGGCATCGAAACCACCGCCGTGGAAACCGAAGGCGGTAACGCATGA
- the rpmC gene encoding 50S ribosomal protein L29 translates to MKPSEMRNLKADDFAREIDARKKELMELRFQAATGNLAQPHRVTQLRREVAQLNTIRGELSKQGEQA, encoded by the coding sequence ATGAAGCCCAGTGAGATGCGTAACCTGAAGGCCGACGATTTCGCCCGCGAAATCGACGCCCGCAAGAAAGAACTGATGGAGCTGCGCTTCCAGGCCGCCACCGGCAACCTGGCCCAGCCCCACCGCGTGACGCAGCTGCGCCGCGAAGTCGCCCAGCTCAACACCATCCGTGGCGAGCTGAGCAAGCAGGGAGAGCAGGCATGA